Genomic DNA from Flavobacterium sp. N502540:
CCTGTGCTGCATATCCGCCATCAAACCCCGTTGTCGAATAGTATTTAGTTCCGGTAGGTTTGTGAATTATTTCCACAGTAGCTCCAGGCAGGGGCTCTCCTTTGTTTGATCTAATCGTTCCTGACATTGCTGAACTTGTAACTTGAGCATGACCATAGGCCGATAGAAGAATAATCAAAATAAAAATAACTTTTCTCATTGTATTGTTCAATATTTAAGTTTTTAGGAGACAAAACTACAGCACCTAAAAGCAATAATATTAAAGTAATGTTAAATATACCGCGACTATGATTATTATACAGTTTCCCAGTTTTCTTCAAGGTAAAGAGCTTGAAGTTTATTCGTCCTAAGCTAGGTTTAACGTGTTGAAAGGCATTTCTTTTACGCATAGAGACATTGCCTTTTTAAGGTTAAAAAAGGCGTTTCATTAGTTAAAGTAAATAAAGTGAACGATGAGAAAGAAAACAGGCTATTTCCCAATTACATTCTGCAATATCTCTCTTATTGTTTTTAAGGTCTCTGTAGAAGTTTCGCGAATGATTATTTTATTTTTCTTCTCTTTAATACGTTCCGTGAATAAATTATCCTCGGTATTAATATCGACTATTGTTCCTCCGTACTTCAAAGTAGTTTCTGCAATAGCCATCGGCAGATTTGTCGCTCCGGATGTTCCAACAATAAAGAGAATACCAGAATTCTTGGCAATTTTTAAGGAACTGAATTTTTTGTTTGTTTTTTCGTCGTAATACTCATCAAACCACAAAATATTGGGTCTCATCCAGCTGCCGCATAGTTTGCATTTAAGCAATTCTATATCTTCTTTTGTCAAATCCTCGTCTATATCTTTTCCTTTGACTTCTATAGGCAATTTTTCTATTTCCTTACAGCCGTTCGAACATTTAATTTCTCTGGTTTTCCCATGTATTTCGTAGATTCTTTCTGTACCGGCACGTCTGTGCAGGTTGTCTATATTTTGTGTTATCAAATGGAATCGCTCTTGCAAAAGACTTTCAATTTTTACTATTTCATGGTGACTCTCATTGGTCTGAGCGTTTTCAAACATCTTTTTTCTAAACAGTGAATACTGCCAAACCTCTTCAGGATTTTCTTTGAAGTATTTAAAAGTTCCAAACTCTTCCGGTTTATGAAATTGAGTTCCTTTTACCCATATCCCGTCTGCTCCTCTGTAAGTTGGTATTCCACTTTCGGCAGAAATTCCTGCACCTGTTAAAAATGTAAATCCATTTCTATTGCTTTTATGATAAACCTGACTTATGATTTCAGTAAGTTGTTCTTTCATTTTTTAAATCTTTCAATACTTATTTTACTCTTTTATGTTATATCCAATAACACTTTGACATCAGAACTTTAGAATCTTTTTATCTAAAACTATTTACCTTATGCCCTGATTATTTAAAAAAGCCAATTTAAAGAATAATTTAAGTTCGAAGTGATATTATACTACATTTTCGTAATTTTTTCATGGAATATGGAGATTTACTTTTCTTACCTACTAAACTTAGTCTTCTTTTTTTCTAAATACTGATGTACATTTGGCTTAACCATAATCCAGTATAATTTCCACACATGTTTAAAAATACACTTCTCTGTTTAGCTTCAATTATATGTTTTTATGCCTGTAACCGTTTTGAAAAGGAGAAAGCCCAAAAAACTGTAATGGCAAACGATAGTTTAAGAAACGCAACCCTTAATGCAGCAAAAATCGAATCAGAAATAACAGGTAATACTATTTATCCGGTTTATAATCTCACGAGCAATACGACAGCTATAGTTATTGAAATATTTAATTCTGACAAAATATCCGAATATGAAAAAATCTACCGGAAAATAAATGAAACAGATTCATTAGAAACTTATTTTTACAATCCCTTAACTGCAAAAAATAGAAAATTCGAATATTATGACACTTTAGGGATTGTTCAACTTGTTAAAAGTAACATCTTAGAAAAAGAAATCAAGAAAATTATACAGCCAAAATACTATGTGTATGGAACCAAAGGATTCTCAGAAATGGCTGTTGATGAAGTACTTTGCAGAATTGATGATTGTAGAGAGAATTTTATAGCTTTAACTCTCAAAAACTATGATACTGCCAAAAATGGCAAACCTCTCATCTGTAGTGTCAAACCCTTAAAACTTAATTACGGAAAAAATTACTTCGCCGTTCAAAGAAAAATTCAAAAAATGGATGACAGTATCGTATACCGATATAGCGACGCTGACAGCACCAAAACAAAAGTTTTTGCTAATATAGGACCTGCTTATTTTGTTTACAATGACGATTTTTTATGGGGAAAAAACGCAGACCAGTCCAAATGTAAATTTCCAGAAAGGAGAATCCTTATCCAGGAGAAAAACAATACTTTTAAAACCATACTTCTTGGCGGATTGGATTTGTATGGATTAAGTTGTGATTAGCAGGTGATATTGAAAAATGAATGTTTAGCGTAATACCTGTTGCGTAGTAAATGGATAATCTAAAAAGATCAAAAATGACCCGCTCTACGAAGAGTTCAATTGAAAGGCAGGTAAAATGTCTCTGACCTTGCGTATTTTTAATCCCGCAAATCAATTAGAAAAGAATTTTGAACCTCTAAATTAAAATGACAAAATAAATTTTATCTT
This window encodes:
- a CDS encoding SIR2 family NAD-dependent protein deacylase, encoding MKEQLTEIISQVYHKSNRNGFTFLTGAGISAESGIPTYRGADGIWVKGTQFHKPEEFGTFKYFKENPEEVWQYSLFRKKMFENAQTNESHHEIVKIESLLQERFHLITQNIDNLHRRAGTERIYEIHGKTREIKCSNGCKEIEKLPIEVKGKDIDEDLTKEDIELLKCKLCGSWMRPNILWFDEYYDEKTNKKFSSLKIAKNSGILFIVGTSGATNLPMAIAETTLKYGGTIVDINTEDNLFTERIKEKKNKIIIRETSTETLKTIREILQNVIGK